The genomic stretch GGGGCAGTCTAGGGGTTCAGGGGCGTCCGGCCATCAAGAGACAGGGTCAGCCGCATTTCAACCCCGAACGTAGAACCCTATGAAACGCGAAAGAAATCTCTCGCATCCTCCGCCACCTGCTTTTAACTGCCTCTGTGACAGGCACCCCTGTGCCATCACCCCCCTGATCTAAAGGCTATGTCTTCTCTCCAGGCCATCCGCGACGCTCTTGAGCAGTCGCCCGACAACGTGTCCCTCCTTCTGCTCTTTGGCCGTGCCAGCATGGAGCTCTTGCAATTGGAAGACGCCCGCGAGGCTTTTGAGCGGGTGCTTGCCATTGACCCCGACCACACCGACGCCCAGCTCGGCGTGGCCCGTGTGCTTTTCATGGAAGGCGATGCCTCTGGTGCCGCCGTGCGGGCCGAGCGCGTCCTGCTCCAGGAGCCCGACAACGCTTCCGCCCATCTGCTGCTCAGCCGTGTGCACCTCAGTGAAAACGACCGCGCCAAGGCCATCGAGCATTTCGACCGCGCCGCCCAGATTGACGGTACCATGAGCGATCCCGCCCTGGAGCGTGAGCTCGGCCGCACCGCCCGCGATGCCCGCCGCACCTCCCCTGCCCCGGCCACGCCCGAGCCTCCGGCCAGCAGCGACACCCTGGAAGACGGCGAATCCTCCCAGGAATTCTACGACGATCCCTTCGATGAGCCGCCCTATGACTGGCGGCCCGAAACCTTCTTTACCCCAGGCGATCCGAACCGCTTCGAAACCACCTTTGCCGACGTCGGCGGGATGGAAGAGCTGAAGGAAGAGATCCGGCTGAAGATCATCTACCCCCTGCAATACCCGGACCTCTACAAGGCCTATGGGCGGCGCACGGGCGGTGGCATCCTCATTTATGGCCCTCCAGGCTGTGGCAAGACGATGGTTCTGCGCGCTGTCGCAGGCGAAGTCCCCTGCAACTACCTCTCCGTGGGCCTGCACGAGATCTTTGACCCCTACTTCGGCAGCACCGAACGGAACCTGCACCAGATCTTCGAAACCGCCCGCGCCAATGCCCCTTGCGTGCTCGTTTTCGACGACCTCGACTCCCTGGCGCAGGACCGCCGCAACGTCCGCGAAAGCCAGCTCCGCAATCTGGTGAACCAGTTTCTGCATGAGCTCGACGGCCTTCGCGAAAACCAGCGCGTGCTCGTCATCGGCGCGACCAACCAGCCGTGGTCGCTCGATCCCGCCTTCCGCCGTCCAGGTCGTTTTGATCAGGCCATCTTCGTCCAGCCGCCAGATGCCGGTGCCCGTGCCCAGATCATCACTCTGCTGGCCAAGGATAAACCGATCTCCAATCTAAACGTCGAAGCCCTGGTGGAAGCCACCGCCGGCTTCTCCGGTGCCGACCTCGGCTGGGTCTTTGACCGCGCTGCTGAACTGGCCCTCTCCGCTGCCATTCATACCGGCCAGCCGGTGCCCATCACCATGGAGCTGCTGCTCAAGGTGGCGAACAGCCACACCCCCAGCACCCAGAGCTGGTTTGAAGGCGTGCGCGACCATGCCCAGCAGGTGTCCCCCGACGGCTTCTTCAACGAAGTCCGCAAGTTCCTGAACGCCCCTTCCTCCAAGGAAAGGTAGGACAGGATCCGTCCCCCCGGAACTCACGCTGTATGGCAGCGTGGGTTTAGGGCCTCAAACCAAATCTCCCGACATCAGGCGTTGGGCCTGCAACGTCCATTGCTCGCGATCAATGCGGTCCTTGAAGGCCAGCCGACGCGAAAACTCCCGCACTTGCGGAGTGTTCCAGGCAGCGATCTGCTGAAACTTATAGATGCCCAGCTCCTGCAGCCGATGTTGAAGCCCGGGTGAGATGCCTTGGATCCGGGTTAAATCGTCCACATCCTCAGGTGGCTCTTTGAAGATCAACCCCAAAACGGGATCTTGTTCAGGAATCACCGAAGGCAGCGAAGCAGGGTCCGTCACGGCGGAAGACTCCTCATCCAGGATGAAGCTCAGGGGTGAAAACGGCGGCTCATCAGCTTCTTGGGCAGAGGTTTCATCCTCAGTCTCTACAGGCTCCTCATCCAGCAGAAATGAAAACGGCTCCACGGCCTCCTCGGTCACTTCAGGTGCGACGACCGCCTGCTTTTGAAGCGCACGCAAACGCAGGCGTGAACGCAGAATCGGCGCATCCTTCAAAAAACCTTCCTCAGGCAGCAGCGACTCCGGTATGTCTGGAATGGAAGGAATCGTCAAATGGGTTTCCACCGGGGCAGGCTTTGCAGCAGCCCGTTCTGGAAACACCTCACTGACACTCGGTAGCACCTCCGTCAGCAGGGCCGCCGGTGCCGCCGCAGGCAGTGCCCCGGTCGCAGGGCGCACCGCCTGCTCGGCCAGCTTCCGCTTCAGCCCGGCCATTTCCTCCCGCAGTACATTACCTTCCTCGATCAGGCGCTGATTTTGCCGACGAAAACGCCCCCAGATCAGAGCCCCAAACCACAGCCCCAGCAGGAAAAAAACCAGCCCCAGCCCAGCCACAAAGACCCCGCTGTGCAGCAAAAAATACAGCAGCGGTCCGGACTCCAGGGATGTAAAATCGTACTTCATTTCAGGGCTTCAGCGCAACAGGATCTCCACGCTGTCAATCTGCGCAGGAGCGCCTGCCGTGCCAGCAGGGACTGCATCAAAGGCCATCGTTTTCACATCGCTCGCAGGCAGCCCCTGCTCCACTAGAAATGAATGCACCTGATCCGCACGTGCCAGCGCCAGTCTTTTGCCCTCCACTACATTCGCTTCCGGGTCAGGATGCCCGCCGATGATCAGCCGCGCCGCCGGGCCTGCCGTCAGCAGCAGCGGAGTCAGCGCCGCCAGCCGGGCCTGCTGCTCCGCAGTCAGCATGGCACTGCCGGGGGCAAATCCCATAGGCTGGGCAGAAAGGGCCTGCTTTAGAGATTCCCCCTGCGCCTTCGGCAGCGGACTTTCCGATTCATAGCCAGGAAAATGAAACGTTGAGGGATAGTGCGTCAGCTTTAAAGTCACCCTTTTGCCTCCGGTCACGGGTCGCAGTAGGGCCAGCCACTCGCTTTCCAGCGTTCGTGTCGCAGGCGCTTCCAGCAGCGGCTCCCCCTGGTCATTGATCCAAAAACGACGCGGAGTTGCCGTGGCAAAAAAACGCTTCACCAGCGGCAGCAGCGTCCCGGCATCGGCAAACTCAGCCGGCAGTGTGTGCGTGCTCTCCAGCAGCTCCTCCCGGCCCGCCTTTTCAAACTCAGCCGTCAGCGCCGCTTTCAACCCATTGGCAGGGAGCATGCCCTTCATCAGCAGCCCCTTTTCATCCTGCACCAGATCGATCCAGCAGGCCACGCGCAGCTTTTCCAGGAGGGGCTCCATCAGGGAGCTTTCCGCGCTCAAAGGTCCCTTCTCACCCTCCGGCCACCGCACTTGCACCGCCGGGCGGAGTTTGCTCGTGTCCAGGGTCAGATCCGGTCGCAGCTTGCCCAGCAGTTGCGAGACCTCACGGATGTGGACCTCCCCCGGCAGCCAGCCCTCTAGGCTTAGCTTTGCCCCATCAAGCCGGGCATTCAGGCTTGCGGGGATGCACAAATCATCGGCCACCAGGCGCACGGGGCCCGTCTGCACCACCGTCGCCCGCGCCTTTTCCAGCGAGTCCAGGTCCGGTGCATTGCCCGCCACCCGCAGGTCCAGGTAACGCAGATCCACCACCGCCGCACGGATGCCATTCTCGCGCAAGGCCGCCAGGGCCTTGGCACGCAGGCCCGGGAGCTGATGCTCCGTGAATATCCACCCATGCAGGATCATCGCCAGCGGCAGCAGCGCCAGAGTGATGAGCAGCAGGGAGAAACGCATGGAGTCAGGCAGGCCAAGGATGAACGATATTGACACAGGGGAGGGCCAACGGATACTCCGCCGCCTTCTGCACCGGACAACCTACGGAGGTCCGATGCAGCGCTGCA from Prosthecobacter algae encodes the following:
- a CDS encoding OmpA family protein yields the protein MRFSLLLITLALLPLAMILHGWIFTEHQLPGLRAKALAALRENGIRAAVVDLRYLDLRVAGNAPDLDSLEKARATVVQTGPVRLVADDLCIPASLNARLDGAKLSLEGWLPGEVHIREVSQLLGKLRPDLTLDTSKLRPAVQVRWPEGEKGPLSAESSLMEPLLEKLRVACWIDLVQDEKGLLMKGMLPANGLKAALTAEFEKAGREELLESTHTLPAEFADAGTLLPLVKRFFATATPRRFWINDQGEPLLEAPATRTLESEWLALLRPVTGGKRVTLKLTHYPSTFHFPGYESESPLPKAQGESLKQALSAQPMGFAPGSAMLTAEQQARLAALTPLLLTAGPAARLIIGGHPDPEANVVEGKRLALARADQVHSFLVEQGLPASDVKTMAFDAVPAGTAGAPAQIDSVEILLR
- a CDS encoding AAA family ATPase, producing MSSLQAIRDALEQSPDNVSLLLLFGRASMELLQLEDAREAFERVLAIDPDHTDAQLGVARVLFMEGDASGAAVRAERVLLQEPDNASAHLLLSRVHLSENDRAKAIEHFDRAAQIDGTMSDPALERELGRTARDARRTSPAPATPEPPASSDTLEDGESSQEFYDDPFDEPPYDWRPETFFTPGDPNRFETTFADVGGMEELKEEIRLKIIYPLQYPDLYKAYGRRTGGGILIYGPPGCGKTMVLRAVAGEVPCNYLSVGLHEIFDPYFGSTERNLHQIFETARANAPCVLVFDDLDSLAQDRRNVRESQLRNLVNQFLHELDGLRENQRVLVIGATNQPWSLDPAFRRPGRFDQAIFVQPPDAGARAQIITLLAKDKPISNLNVEALVEATAGFSGADLGWVFDRAAELALSAAIHTGQPVPITMELLLKVANSHTPSTQSWFEGVRDHAQQVSPDGFFNEVRKFLNAPSSKER